The following proteins come from a genomic window of Brevibacillus antibioticus:
- a CDS encoding S9 family peptidase: MILDFLQVKSAYQLKVVPQRREITFLTKLTGIAQLWRWNDEANSSEQVTFLPDRVVEVDHSPCGTKTIVGMDNKGDERQQFFLLTGNGVVVKPLTDAPDYFHYLGGWSPCGQKIAWSSNRRNPRSFDIFVQDVESGAYEEVFRYDGRTTPIGWLPDGTGLIFSVQETNIDNCLYWLDLQTKEAQKLAICSKHARYHSLVLSEDGQTGYLVTDRDENTKALCRFSLRTGELDKLVHDSKWDIEEAKLSPDETLLAFTINEGGYSVLALYSLTEQSWKRVEEAPRGVISSLAWVSDDQLAYTLKSPTLPGDIWTYTISEQISRRVTNIGQSDVLEDKLIEPELCTFHSFDGLEVPYFLYAKDTSDHAEKKPVVVYAHGGPESQIRPEYHPVFQFLANEGFTVVAPNVRGSMGYGREYVQLDDRRKRMDSVADLAWLVKDLGNRPSVDPNAIGIMGRSYGGFMTLAALTHYPDLWAAGVDIVGISHFKTFLENTGAWRRRLRELEYGFLGEDDDFFEEIAPLNHSHKITAPLLVFHGRNDTRVPVSEAEQLVADMRGRGQEVDLHIFEDEGHFTEKLDNHITMNQKISQFFLEQLASTKKIEE; the protein is encoded by the coding sequence GTGATTTTGGACTTTCTGCAAGTGAAATCCGCGTATCAATTGAAGGTGGTGCCGCAGCGTAGAGAGATTACCTTTTTAACGAAGCTGACAGGCATCGCGCAGTTGTGGCGCTGGAATGATGAGGCGAACAGTTCGGAGCAAGTGACCTTTTTGCCTGATCGTGTAGTAGAGGTTGACCATTCCCCATGTGGAACGAAAACAATTGTCGGTATGGACAACAAGGGCGACGAGCGGCAGCAATTCTTTTTGCTGACCGGCAATGGTGTAGTCGTAAAGCCGCTGACGGACGCTCCCGATTACTTTCACTATTTAGGAGGCTGGTCTCCGTGTGGGCAAAAGATCGCGTGGTCCAGCAATCGTCGCAACCCGCGTAGCTTTGATATTTTCGTACAGGATGTCGAGAGTGGTGCGTATGAGGAAGTCTTTCGTTACGATGGGCGCACAACTCCAATCGGCTGGCTGCCAGACGGGACAGGACTCATTTTCAGCGTGCAGGAAACCAACATTGACAATTGCTTGTATTGGTTGGATCTGCAAACGAAGGAAGCACAAAAGCTCGCCATTTGCAGCAAACATGCTCGCTACCATTCCTTGGTACTGTCGGAAGACGGCCAAACGGGATATCTTGTAACCGACCGCGATGAAAACACGAAAGCGTTGTGCCGTTTTTCACTGCGTACAGGAGAGCTGGACAAACTGGTGCATGACTCGAAATGGGACATCGAGGAGGCCAAATTATCCCCGGACGAGACGCTTCTTGCCTTCACGATCAATGAAGGAGGCTACTCCGTTCTTGCTCTCTATTCCTTGACAGAGCAAAGTTGGAAGCGGGTAGAGGAAGCACCACGTGGCGTGATCTCTTCCTTGGCGTGGGTGAGTGATGATCAGCTCGCCTATACGCTGAAAAGCCCTACACTTCCAGGAGACATCTGGACGTACACCATCTCGGAGCAAATCAGCCGCCGTGTAACGAATATTGGCCAATCCGATGTGCTGGAAGATAAACTCATCGAGCCGGAATTGTGCACCTTTCACTCATTTGATGGCTTGGAAGTGCCGTATTTCCTTTATGCCAAAGATACATCTGATCATGCAGAAAAAAAACCAGTCGTCGTCTACGCCCATGGCGGGCCAGAGAGCCAAATTCGCCCAGAGTATCATCCTGTTTTTCAATTTTTAGCGAATGAAGGCTTTACGGTGGTAGCACCGAATGTTCGCGGTAGCATGGGCTATGGTCGGGAATATGTCCAGCTCGATGATCGTCGCAAGCGGATGGATTCTGTCGCAGATTTGGCTTGGCTGGTCAAAGATTTAGGCAACCGCCCAAGTGTTGACCCGAATGCGATTGGTATCATGGGTCGCAGTTACGGAGGCTTCATGACACTGGCTGCGCTTACGCACTACCCCGATCTGTGGGCCGCGGGTGTTGATATTGTAGGGATTTCCCACTTCAAAACCTTTTTGGAGAACACCGGGGCATGGAGAAGGAGATTGCGTGAGCTCGAGTACGGGTTCCTCGGCGAAGACGATGACTTTTTTGAAGAAATTGCTCCTTTGAATCATTCCCATAAGATCACGGCTCCGCTTCTCGTATTCCACGGGCGCAATGATACGCGTGTTCCTGTCAGCGAAGCAGAACAGCTCGTAGCAGACATGAGAGGCAGGGGTCAAGAAGTCGATTTGCACATTTTTGAGGATGAAGGCCACTTTACCGAAAAGCTGGACAATCACATCACGATGAATCAAAAGATTTCCCAGTTCTTTTTGGAGCAACTCGCATCCACCAAGAAAATCGAGGAGTGA
- a CDS encoding S9 family peptidase, with protein MTQEKRGITAEDLYQMRYASDPQLSPDGKTLAYVENQIDESHAYQNHLVLRRLDADEPQPLTAGSRDTFPRWSPDGSKISFVSNRSGKPQIWLIEANGGEARQLTHCKNGVSNPIWSPDGNYIVFSSLLDEGETFADQEGTEEKVNAKAIHVGRMKYKSDDLGFIYEKNKQLAIVHVETGEVTPLSDGPYNHTIGSWSPDGKWLAITANRAEDPDFQHSIDVFLIPSEGGEWKKLTNSKGTFAYPTWSHDGKKLAYIGSESDTQLYAAQKRIWVYDFEKGDYTCITADWDVQVGDSTIGDMRSPGHPNPGAVWTADGRGMYVIASERGNSGIYHVTLDGQVTNVVAGNRNIYGFSLHEKDQTVVAAISDPFTPGDLYQVGLKDGEEKRLTALNKELFAGIELPVPEEMEFVAKDGWKLHGWMLKPVGFEEGKKYPMVLQIHGGPHSMYGNTFFHEFQLLAAKGYAVLYTNPRGSFGYGERFVQACCGDYGGNDYRDLMTAVEYACDHFDFVDEDRLGVAGGSYGGFMTNWIVGKTNRFKAGVTDRSICNWVSFYGVSDIGYYFTAEEIQANPFTNPEKMWQHSPIRLVENIETPLLIMHGEHDYRCPIEQAEQLYVTLKHQGKAPVSFVRFPGASHELSRSGDPRQRVLRLQYTTDWFDSYLVAHQKEKVE; from the coding sequence ATGACGCAAGAAAAAAGAGGCATAACGGCTGAAGATTTGTATCAAATGCGGTACGCGAGCGATCCGCAGCTATCACCAGACGGAAAAACGCTTGCCTATGTCGAAAATCAAATCGATGAGTCCCACGCCTATCAAAATCACTTGGTTTTACGCAGATTGGATGCGGATGAACCACAGCCCCTGACGGCTGGCTCCCGCGACACCTTCCCGCGCTGGTCCCCGGATGGTTCAAAGATTAGCTTTGTTTCGAATCGATCTGGAAAACCACAGATTTGGCTGATCGAGGCAAACGGAGGAGAAGCAAGGCAGCTCACACATTGCAAAAACGGCGTCAGCAATCCGATTTGGTCACCTGACGGCAACTACATTGTCTTTTCGTCTCTCCTGGATGAGGGTGAAACATTCGCAGATCAGGAGGGGACCGAGGAAAAAGTAAATGCCAAAGCCATTCATGTCGGCAGAATGAAGTATAAATCCGATGATCTCGGGTTCATTTACGAGAAAAACAAGCAGTTGGCCATTGTTCATGTAGAAACAGGCGAGGTTACTCCACTCAGCGATGGCCCGTACAATCATACAATTGGCTCCTGGTCCCCGGATGGAAAATGGCTCGCCATTACGGCGAACCGAGCGGAGGATCCTGATTTTCAGCATAGTATCGACGTTTTTCTTATCCCTTCGGAAGGGGGAGAATGGAAAAAGCTGACCAATAGTAAGGGGACCTTTGCCTATCCAACCTGGTCACATGATGGTAAGAAGCTAGCGTATATCGGAAGTGAATCGGACACCCAATTGTACGCAGCGCAGAAGCGCATCTGGGTGTATGATTTTGAAAAGGGCGACTATACTTGCATCACAGCGGATTGGGACGTTCAGGTTGGCGATTCCACCATCGGAGACATGCGCTCGCCAGGTCACCCGAATCCAGGCGCTGTATGGACAGCGGACGGAAGAGGCATGTATGTTATTGCAAGTGAGCGAGGAAATTCCGGCATTTATCACGTAACACTGGACGGACAAGTCACGAATGTTGTAGCGGGCAACCGGAATATTTACGGTTTTTCGCTGCATGAAAAAGACCAAACGGTGGTTGCTGCCATCAGTGATCCGTTTACGCCGGGCGACTTGTATCAAGTAGGTCTGAAGGACGGAGAAGAAAAACGTTTGACAGCACTGAACAAAGAGCTATTTGCGGGGATTGAGCTCCCTGTTCCAGAAGAAATGGAGTTTGTCGCAAAGGATGGCTGGAAGCTGCATGGCTGGATGCTCAAGCCTGTCGGTTTTGAAGAAGGAAAAAAATATCCGATGGTTCTGCAAATCCATGGTGGTCCTCACAGCATGTACGGAAATACGTTTTTCCATGAGTTCCAGCTGCTCGCTGCAAAAGGTTACGCTGTACTCTATACGAATCCGAGAGGGAGCTTTGGCTACGGAGAGCGTTTTGTTCAGGCGTGCTGCGGTGACTATGGAGGGAACGATTATCGCGATTTGATGACAGCCGTGGAATATGCATGCGACCATTTCGATTTTGTCGATGAGGACCGCTTGGGTGTAGCAGGCGGCAGCTACGGTGGCTTCATGACGAACTGGATCGTTGGTAAAACCAATCGATTCAAAGCGGGTGTAACCGACCGAAGTATTTGCAACTGGGTCAGCTTTTACGGTGTCAGTGATATCGGTTACTACTTCACTGCCGAAGAGATTCAGGCAAATCCATTCACGAATCCGGAAAAAATGTGGCAGCATTCACCGATTCGCTTGGTAGAGAACATCGAGACGCCTCTGCTGATCATGCATGGGGAACATGACTACCGTTGCCCAATCGAACAGGCCGAGCAGCTTTATGTAACGTTGAAGCATCAAGGTAAGGCTCCGGTGTCGTTTGTTCGCTTCCCGGGTGCCAGTCATGAGCTTTCCCGCAGTGGTGATCCTCGGCAACGCGTGTTGAGACTGCAATATACGACAGATTGGTTTGACAGCTATTTGGTTGCACACCAAAAAGAGAAAGTCGAATAA